A part of Rhodohalobacter barkolensis genomic DNA contains:
- a CDS encoding helix-turn-helix domain-containing protein, with the protein MHAHHYVQYGLSKSNSFKLSSNEWANSKHVSSFIVPGDVSHQVELDGSDRVLMVWLDPEFSIKRSIPDLHVINTSIGDLESELKTFINEPMNCQTAYQIWEVITGWPVTDSMDELDDRVSGSIKWIKKHLNDQTITVEELAEIVYLSPSRLMHLFSEQVGIPIRKYILWQRLRTALLKLAIGETITEAAYSAGFTDTPHLNRAFKTNFGITPSKIFKNSRFIQVIGC; encoded by the coding sequence ATGCATGCTCATCACTATGTTCAATATGGCCTGAGTAAATCTAATTCTTTTAAACTCAGTTCCAATGAATGGGCTAACTCAAAACATGTAAGTTCCTTTATTGTGCCTGGTGATGTATCTCATCAGGTTGAGTTAGACGGTTCAGATAGGGTGCTTATGGTATGGCTGGATCCTGAATTTTCAATTAAAAGGTCGATACCTGATTTACATGTCATAAATACCTCTATAGGTGATCTTGAATCTGAGTTGAAAACATTTATAAATGAGCCGATGAATTGTCAGACAGCCTATCAAATTTGGGAGGTGATTACAGGATGGCCTGTGACAGATTCTATGGATGAATTGGATGACCGTGTTTCTGGAAGTATAAAATGGATCAAAAAGCACTTAAACGATCAAACTATAACGGTGGAAGAATTGGCTGAAATAGTTTACCTCAGTCCAAGTCGGTTGATGCATCTGTTCTCTGAGCAGGTAGGTATTCCGATACGTAAATATATTTTGTGGCAGCGACTGCGGACCGCACTCCTGAAGCTTGCTATTGGTGAGACGATAACTGAAGCCGCTTACTCTGCTGGTTTTACGGATACCCCTCACTTGAATAGGGCCTTCAAAACAAATTTTGGTATTACTCCTTCAAAAATATTCAAAAACAGCAGGTTCATACAAGTGATTGGCTGCTGA
- a CDS encoding N-acyl homoserine lactonase family protein, giving the protein MEIYPLQTGTVKLKKAQKSREMGGMLRVLASNEWTAWLPIYAWLIKHPEGTFVIDTGETSKTSYSDYFPKWHPYYRYGVKMDVAREDEIDRQLARLDVDAKEIDTVILTHFHTDHAGGLYHFPNSKILVPKTEYEAAKGTLGKLRGYLPQHWKDWFQPKEIEFQNQVYGPFARSFPVTNDGSIIIVPTPGHTPGHVSVVVNTGNEKIFLAGDTSYTQDLLLKLKPDGVSPDTKQALDTQKMILRMAEQDPLVYLPSHDPDSVHRLETRKALEV; this is encoded by the coding sequence ATGGAAATCTACCCACTTCAAACAGGAACCGTTAAATTAAAAAAAGCACAAAAGTCTCGCGAAATGGGAGGTATGCTGCGAGTTTTAGCTTCTAACGAATGGACAGCCTGGCTTCCTATTTATGCCTGGCTGATTAAACATCCTGAAGGAACTTTTGTAATTGATACCGGAGAAACCTCTAAAACATCTTATTCCGATTATTTTCCAAAATGGCATCCGTATTATCGCTATGGGGTTAAGATGGATGTAGCCAGGGAAGATGAAATTGACCGTCAGCTGGCCAGACTCGATGTGGATGCCAAAGAAATCGATACCGTTATACTGACTCATTTTCATACGGACCACGCAGGCGGTTTATATCATTTCCCAAATAGTAAGATCCTTGTCCCTAAAACAGAATATGAGGCTGCTAAAGGTACGTTGGGGAAATTAAGAGGGTACCTGCCTCAGCATTGGAAGGATTGGTTTCAGCCTAAAGAGATTGAATTTCAAAACCAGGTATATGGACCATTTGCTCGATCATTTCCTGTCACCAATGATGGAAGTATTATAATAGTTCCCACACCGGGACATACCCCTGGTCATGTTTCAGTGGTTGTAAATACCGGTAATGAAAAAATATTTCTGGCTGGAGATACCAGCTACACTCAGGATTTATTACTAAAGCTCAAACCAGATGGAGTAAGCCCAGATACAAAGCAGGCGCTAGATACCCAAAAGATGATATTAAGAATGGCTGAACAAGATCCGCTTGTATATTTGCCTTCACATGATCCTGACTCAGTCCACAGACTTGAGACTCGAAAGGCCTTGGAAGTTTAA
- a CDS encoding NAD(P)-binding domain-containing protein — MKDKNHIAIIGAGPVGLAAAAHLLEREEQPIVFEAGPEPAFAIKQWEHVKLFSSWEFNIDRTAKRLLDNHGWNQPSQFDLPTGKEFREKYLLPLSSLSEMQSKVRLNSMVTAVSRKHWDKVKDANRGDYPYILTIQQSDGEEYQVETKAVIDTSGTWFNPNPVGSSGIPAPGEKKNEQFITYGIPDVRDTYQSDYAGKSVAVVGSGHSAMQIVLDLLKLQDEASYTRVHWIMRSTNPAKVFGGGENDQLKARGELGERAKKAVEKGVVTLHTPFLLQRIERSKGAHNLEIIGNVQGKSKSVEVDRIIGTTGFRPDLNFIREVRTAIDPAIESVADLAPLIDPNFHSCGSVPPHGVNELKHPDENFFIAGIKSYGRAPNFLLATGYEQVRSIAAYLTGDYEAADKIELHLPETGVCSTDFILDADTEDACCVKDVKSKAEGETGCGCSGQEESETLNAACC, encoded by the coding sequence ATGAAAGACAAAAACCATATAGCCATTATTGGAGCGGGGCCGGTCGGTCTTGCTGCGGCCGCTCATCTATTAGAAAGAGAAGAGCAACCCATTGTGTTCGAAGCCGGCCCCGAACCCGCTTTTGCCATCAAACAGTGGGAGCATGTGAAGCTATTCTCTTCCTGGGAATTCAATATTGATAGAACAGCGAAACGCTTGCTGGATAATCATGGCTGGAACCAGCCAAGTCAATTTGATCTGCCAACAGGTAAAGAATTTAGAGAGAAGTATCTTTTACCGTTATCGTCTCTTTCTGAAATGCAATCAAAAGTTCGATTAAATTCAATGGTTACTGCTGTAAGTCGTAAGCATTGGGATAAGGTGAAGGATGCAAATCGAGGTGACTATCCCTATATACTAACAATTCAGCAGTCTGATGGAGAAGAATATCAGGTGGAGACCAAGGCGGTAATCGACACTTCAGGCACCTGGTTTAATCCCAACCCAGTGGGATCAAGTGGCATTCCGGCACCGGGAGAAAAGAAAAATGAACAGTTCATTACCTATGGTATTCCTGATGTACGCGATACCTATCAGTCGGATTATGCCGGGAAATCCGTAGCCGTAGTAGGAAGCGGGCATTCAGCTATGCAGATAGTATTGGACCTGCTCAAGTTGCAGGATGAGGCGTCCTATACTCGTGTTCACTGGATCATGCGCAGCACAAATCCTGCCAAGGTCTTTGGTGGTGGGGAAAATGATCAGCTTAAGGCGCGCGGTGAACTGGGAGAGCGAGCGAAAAAAGCAGTAGAAAAGGGTGTGGTGACTCTTCATACCCCATTTTTATTGCAGAGAATTGAGCGTTCAAAAGGGGCTCATAACCTTGAAATTATTGGTAATGTTCAAGGGAAAAGCAAGTCGGTAGAGGTCGATCGTATTATAGGTACCACTGGATTTCGTCCCGACTTAAATTTCATACGCGAAGTTCGTACCGCTATTGACCCGGCCATAGAATCAGTAGCAGATTTGGCACCACTAATTGATCCCAATTTTCATAGTTGTGGTTCGGTGCCACCTCACGGGGTAAATGAACTTAAACATCCAGACGAAAACTTCTTTATCGCGGGTATTAAAAGTTACGGACGTGCTCCTAATTTCCTGCTTGCGACCGGCTATGAACAGGTACGTTCTATTGCGGCTTATCTGACCGGAGATTATGAGGCTGCGGATAAGATCGAACTTCATCTACCTGAGACCGGAGTTTGTTCTACAGATTTTATCCTGGATGCAGATACTGAAGATGCTTGCTGTGTGAAGGATGTAAAATCAAAAGCCGAGGGAGAGACTGGCTGCGGATGTAGTGGGCAGGAAGAATCAGAAACGTTAAATGCTGCTTGTTGCTGA